A single genomic interval of Lathyrus oleraceus cultivar Zhongwan6 chromosome 7, CAAS_Psat_ZW6_1.0, whole genome shotgun sequence harbors:
- the LOC127103660 gene encoding uncharacterized protein LOC127103660 codes for MDNVRPMFYERMVGSVSASFFDLVAVGIKVELGLKNGKMISAAGTSNNNNVKKFPENFQKKRKERQMMYRPIEGGVNHGESNNDSSLNNNQHTLCMRELVEKKILSFRDLWPNVKSNPLPAYGTVNTIEEASDGNVIKDVANINTPLLAFYARLVEAGLVSACHKDYEECAIHPRGCEMVRKYVQDLMNQGVLQFSILVRRDEVAVIEPFFNLPEPIEITYRRKDIVQPVNHLTPVVICMPSPFPYESTKAVPWKYDITVTDKESEESRQEKSLKVDGVDVTNITGISQMTRSGRIYTPQFDVTSQVPTKETTIAVLIREQNMVQSNEDAEFLKIIKKTCNTLSFNGGELPKQEQNHNCALHVSVKCQEDTLARVLVDTRSPLNALLKNTLAKLDFQGSEMSPNALIVKAFDGSRRTVIGEVELPILIGPCVFNITFQVMDINPAYSFLLGRPWIHADGEVTSTLHQKMNFVINNKLVIIYGEEDLMVSHLSSFRYIEADEDALETSFQALEIANATFVEVKESVEKVIL; via the exons ATGGATAATGTACGACCAATGTTCTATGAGAGGATGGTGGGCAGTGTGTCTGCAAGTTTTTTTGACTTGGTAGCTGTAGGCATTAAAGTTGAACTCGGTTTGAAGAATGGAAAGATGATCAGTGCTGCTGGAACTTCTAATAACAACAATGTTAAGAAGTTTCCCGAAAATTTTCAGAAAAAAAGGAAGGAGAGACAAATGATGTATCGTCCAATCGAGGGAGGAGTCAATCATGGAGAAAGCAACAATGACAGTTCACTCAACAACAACCAGCATACCCTGTGCA TGCGAGAATTGGTGGAAAAGAAGATTCTTTCATTCAGAGACTTATGGCCTAATGTCAAGAGTAATCCTTTGCCAGCATATGGAACTGTTAATACAATTGAAGAAGCATCTGATGGTAATGTGATCAAAGATGTTGCAAATATCAATACTCCTTTGCTAGCGTTCTATGCGAGACTAGTAGAAGCTGGTTTAGTTAGTGCTTGTCATAAAGATTATGAAGAATGTGCCATTCATCCAAGAGGATGTGAGATGGTACGAAAATATGTCCAAGACTTGATGAACCAAGGAGTGTTACAATTTAGTATCCTCGTGAGAAGAGATGAAGTAGCTGTAATTGAGCCATTTTTCAATTTACCAGAGCCAATTGAGATAACCTATAGAAGAAAAGATATTGTTCAGCCGGTTAATCACCTAACACCCGTGGTTATCTGCATGCCTAGTCCTTTCCCCTACGAAAGTACTAAGGCAGTACCATGGAAATATGATATAACTGTCACTGATAAAGAGTCTGAAGAGAGTAGACAAGAGAAAAGTTTGAAGGTTGATGGTGTCGATGTCACAAACATCACAGGGATAAGCCAAATGACTCGTAGTGGGCGGATTTACACTCCCCAATTTGATGTGACCTCTCAAGTACCAACCAAAGAAACTACAATTGCAGTCCTTATTAGGGAGCAAAATATGGTTCAATCCAATGAAGATGCTGAATTTTTGAAGATCATTAAAAAGA CTTGTAACACCCTGAGTTTCAATGGTGGAGAGTTGCCAAAGCAAGAACAAAATCACAATTGCGCCTTGCATGTGTCAGTGAAGTGCCAAGAGGATACTTTAGCAAGAGTTTTAGTGGATACAAGGTCCCCCCTCAATGCTCTACTGAAGAACACACTTGCCAAATTAGATTTTCAAGGATCAGAAATGAGCCCTAATGCACTGAttgtcaaagcatttgatgggtctcggaggactgtgattggtgaagtggagTTACCAATTCTGATTGGTCCATGTGTATTTAACATaactttccaggtcatggatatcaaTCCTGCCTATAGTTTCCTATTGGGGCGACCTTGGATACATGCCGATGGGGAAGTAACctccactttgcatcagaaaATGAACTTTGTCATCAATAACAAGCTTGTAATTATCTATGGTGAAGAAGATCTTATGGTTAGTCACCTCTCCTCCTTTCGTTACATCGAGGCTGATGAAGATGCcttggaaacttctttccaagctctgGAGATAGCCAATGCCACTTTTGTGGAAGTGAAGGAATCTGTGGAGAAAGTCATCCTGTAA